CTATGGTGCAATTTTCGTCGGTCTTTTCGCAGCGCTGTTTGGTGGCACACCGTCGCAGGTCTCGGGGCCTACGGGTCCGATGACGGTGGTGATGGCCGGTGTCATTACGCAGTATGCCCATAATCCATCACTGGCCTTTACCGTGGTGATGATGGGCGGCTTGCTGCAGATCCTCATCGGCTATCTGCGCCTGGGGCGTTACGTGTCGCTGGTGCCGCTGCCGGTAGTCTCGGGCTTCATGACCGGCATCGGGGTGATCATCATCATCCTGCAACTGCCTGTTCTGCTGGGGCATAGCCCTCCGGGCGGCGGGACCTTGGGCACCTTGGCAGCGCTACCGGAGCTGCTCACTCACCCTCAGTGGCAGGCGGTTCTTTTGGCGCTGGGCGCGCTGGGGATTGTCTATTTCATGCCGGCGCGCCTTAACCGCCTGCTGCCTTCACCACTGGTTGCGCTGTTTGTGGGCACGCTGGCAGCGTTCTTCGTACTGACCGAGGTTCCGGTACTGGGTGAGATACCCAGTGGGTTTCCCCAGCCGAAACTGCCCTCCTTCGAACTTACGCAACTGCCCGGCATGGTCTCCTCTGCGCTGGTGCTGGCTCTCCTGGGCTCCATTGACAGCCTGCTGACCTCTCTGGTGGCGGACAGCATGACCCGTACCCAGCACGATTCCGATCGCGAACTGATCGGGCAGGGTATCGGCAACACGATCGCGGGAATGATGGGTGCCATTCCCGGCGCCGGCGCCACCATGCGTACGGTGATCAACATCCGCTCGGGCGGGCAGACGCCGCTCTCCGGTACGGTGCATGCACTGGCGTTGCTCGCGGTCGTGTCGGGCCTGGGTTCGCTCGCTTCGCATATTCCTCATGCGGTGCTGGCAGGCATCCTGATCAAGGTCGGTATCGATATTCTCGATCGCGACTATATGAAACGGGTTCGCCATGCGCCGCGTTCCGGCGTGGTAGTGATGATGACGGTGCTGCTGCTGACGGTGTTTGTCGATCTAATCACTGCTGTTGCGGTAGGCGTCGTCATGAAGAGCGTTATGTTCGTGCAGCGTATGTCGGAGCTGCAGGCGGAGAATATGCGGGCCGTGATGGGCTCCATGCGCGAGGCGCCGCTCACCGCAGCTGAGACCGAGATCTTCGACCGTGCGCAGGGTCTCATCGCCCTGTTTCACATCAGTGGTCCGCTCAGTTTTGGCGCCGTCAAGGAGATGGCGAGCCGCCTGGCCAGGACCGATCAGTTCGAAGTGCTGCTGATCGATCTCAATGCAGTGCCGCTGATCGACAGCACCGCCGCGCTGGGTATCGAGGACGTCCTGAAGCGTGCCCGGTTGAGCGGCAAGCACGTCCTGCTGGTCGGGCTGCAGGCCAGGGCGGCGCGGGTCATGAATCGTCTCGGGGTGTTCGAACATCTGCCCAAGGGCTACCGTTTTCAAAGGCGCCTGAACGCGTTGCGCAAGGCCGAACAGTTGCTGGGTATCGCTCCACAGCAAGCGGATTCTCCCCTCACCCCGGATAACGCGAAGGCATCCACGGAATCCGACCCGCCGGTCTGAGCGTGGAGAGCTTGCCCTTGGCTACTGACGGTGCCTACCGATTTGAATTACCCGGGATTCGCGCCGAATCTCTCCCGCCTGCTCCATGCGCGCCAGGGTGCGATAGAGCGCTTCATGACTGAGGCCCAGTTCCTGGGCCAGGCTTTTGTAGCTGACTGGTACGATGTATCGACCCTCGGCGTCGGCCTGGAGAGCGAGGTGCAGCGTGATGCGCTCGCGGGCCGACTTCACGTTTCGCAGTTCGAGCCGGGTGCGCAGGTCCATCACCTGGTGCGCGAGCGCGCTGAGCCAGTCCTGAGCCAATGTGGGTCGTTGAATCATCAGATCCAACACGGCTTGCCGCGGGAAACTTCTCACTCGCGCACAGTCAACCACCCGACAGTCGCAGCCGTAACGCTCATTGAAGAGCGATCCTTCCGCTACCACTTGTCCGGGACCCAGAAGCGCCAAGGGCAGCGCGCGACCGTCCATGGTGGTTCGCTCCAGCTGGCATGTTCCCTGGGCAATGACGTGCAGTTGCCGCACGGGATCGTTGCGGCGGAACAGGTACCCGCCTTGCGACATTTCGCTGTGAGTGACCGTTGCCCGGAGCTCTTCCAGCTAATCTCCCGGTTCCGCGGACGGCATGGTGTCAGTGTATCCCCGCCTTGCGCTGTTCCTGGCGCACCCAGGCGATGATATCGCGCATCTGATCTTGGGTGATGTCGGGTTGTGCCGGCATGTCGCCAAATGGCCAGTGATGTTGGCGTACACCCTGTTTGGCAGCCAGCACAAAGGCGATGTCGGCGTGGTGGCTGGGTTCGTAGATCTTGTGAATCAGCGGTGGGCCCTTGTCGGTGCCACGGGCGCTGGTGCCGTGGCATTCGGCGCAGGTCTTGAGGAACGCTTGCTGGCCTGCCGCCGGCTCACCGGTTGAGGGTGATCCGGCAGCAGGCAGCTCTGATTCGCAGGCGGTCAGGACCAGAGGCGCCAGAAGAAATATCCAAGCGTGTTTCATTTGCTGCTCCTAGCGTTTCTTCCGTGAAGCATAGACCGAGGTGGGATTGCTGCAGCAGGGGCTGCCCGGGTGCGCCAGATTGGCGCGCGCGTTGCGATCGAGATAGCTCTGCAGGGCGATGACAATTCGTGCCCGTCGATCCATGGCAATGCCCATGCCCTGTTCGCGCAGCCTGGCGACCAGGCTGTCGAGCGCTGTGATACGCACATCGTAGGTGACCCCGACGGTCCTGCGGTCAGCGGCGATCTGCACCGCGATCAGGCCTTCGATCGCCGCTTCGCTGTCGAATTTCCGCTGATTCTGATTCTCGATTCGCAGCCGCTTGTCGCGGCGTGCCTCGCGGGGCAGGTCGGGTAGTTGAGTCATGGTGTTGACCTCAGCGTCGCGTTTGCGCGCGGTCATCCATCTGCCGCCAGCGCTGATAGATCTCCTTTGGCCACTTGGTTTGCAGCCAGGCGATAAGGTCGATCATGTCGCGCTCCGAGAGCTTCTCTCTCCACGGTGGCATGCTGCCACCCTGGGCAATACTGCCGTCACGTATCGTCGCCAGCAGCACCGGCAGGGGGTGGTGCCACATATGGCCGGTGCCGTCGAGCGGGGGCGGGCGAAACTTGCCGTCAGCGCCCGGCGTGCGCCAA
This genomic window from Pseudomonadota bacterium contains:
- a CDS encoding Crp/Fnr family transcriptional regulator, with translation MSQGGYLFRRNDPVRQLHVIAQGTCQLERTTMDGRALPLALLGPGQVVAEGSLFNERYGCDCRVVDCARVRSFPRQAVLDLMIQRPTLAQDWLSALAHQVMDLRTRLELRNVKSARERITLHLALQADAEGRYIVPVSYKSLAQELGLSHEALYRTLARMEQAGEIRRESRVIQIGRHRQ
- a CDS encoding cytochrome c, giving the protein MKIKPFTKRGMTLAIWGLLSLAPTAWPASEPGTYRPNPRNFASVMQGAKLFQANCAECHGKQAEGDANWRTPGADGKFRPPPLDGTGHMWHHPLPVLLATIRDGSIAQGGSMPPWREKLSERDMIDLIAWLQTKWPKEIYQRWRQMDDRAQTRR
- a CDS encoding SulP family inorganic anion transporter; its protein translation is MNVVHGLHFDNLRGDLFGGITAAVVALPLALAFGVASGAGPVAGLYGAIFVGLFAALFGGTPSQVSGPTGPMTVVMAGVITQYAHNPSLAFTVVMMGGLLQILIGYLRLGRYVSLVPLPVVSGFMTGIGVIIIILQLPVLLGHSPPGGGTLGTLAALPELLTHPQWQAVLLALGALGIVYFMPARLNRLLPSPLVALFVGTLAAFFVLTEVPVLGEIPSGFPQPKLPSFELTQLPGMVSSALVLALLGSIDSLLTSLVADSMTRTQHDSDRELIGQGIGNTIAGMMGAIPGAGATMRTVINIRSGGQTPLSGTVHALALLAVVSGLGSLASHIPHAVLAGILIKVGIDILDRDYMKRVRHAPRSGVVVMMTVLLLTVFVDLITAVAVGVVMKSVMFVQRMSELQAENMRAVMGSMREAPLTAAETEIFDRAQGLIALFHISGPLSFGAVKEMASRLARTDQFEVLLIDLNAVPLIDSTAALGIEDVLKRARLSGKHVLLVGLQARAARVMNRLGVFEHLPKGYRFQRRLNALRKAEQLLGIAPQQADSPLTPDNAKASTESDPPV
- a CDS encoding cytochrome c — encoded protein: MKHAWIFLLAPLVLTACESELPAAGSPSTGEPAAGQQAFLKTCAECHGTSARGTDKGPPLIHKIYEPSHHADIAFVLAAKQGVRQHHWPFGDMPAQPDITQDQMRDIIAWVRQEQRKAGIH